The following proteins are encoded in a genomic region of Candidatus Dechloromonas phosphoritropha:
- a CDS encoding IclR family transcriptional regulator, whose amino-acid sequence MVTKVASDRHGIQSIEVGFRLLDVLASNGRPMMLRDIARGAGMPAAKAHCYMVSFMRTGMIEQDSGSGRYLLGSYALDVGLSALGRLDPVRLAGPILENLCEEIQETVALAVWGNRGATIVRIVDSGSPIMITLRVGTELPICKSATGRAFATFFRSPFLKQMLDQELHEISEASKIAITTARRQLEKTLTEIRRHGISRASGSLTPGINGFSAPIFDHSGMMVATITSLGTVGEFSVEWDSPVAKAMLAAADDLSRKLGFKRRES is encoded by the coding sequence ATGGTTACCAAAGTGGCAAGCGATCGTCATGGCATACAGTCGATCGAAGTGGGTTTTCGCCTCCTGGACGTGCTCGCCAGCAATGGCCGGCCGATGATGTTGCGTGATATCGCCAGAGGCGCCGGAATGCCTGCCGCCAAGGCTCATTGCTATATGGTCAGCTTCATGCGTACCGGGATGATCGAACAGGACAGTGGCAGCGGACGCTACCTTCTCGGCAGCTATGCACTCGACGTTGGCCTGTCCGCTCTCGGGCGACTGGATCCCGTCCGCCTTGCCGGCCCCATTCTTGAAAACCTGTGCGAGGAGATTCAGGAGACCGTAGCGCTTGCAGTGTGGGGCAATCGCGGCGCGACGATCGTGCGCATTGTCGATTCGGGCTCCCCAATCATGATCACGTTGCGGGTCGGCACCGAACTGCCAATCTGTAAGTCCGCAACTGGGAGGGCCTTTGCCACTTTCTTCCGCTCGCCGTTTCTGAAGCAGATGCTCGATCAGGAGCTGCACGAAATTTCAGAAGCCAGCAAAATCGCTATCACGACCGCGCGCCGCCAACTCGAAAAGACACTCACAGAAATACGCCGGCACGGCATCTCCCGCGCTTCAGGGAGCCTAACCCCGGGAATCAACGGTTTCAGTGCCCCAATTTTCGATCACTCGGGCATGATGGTCGCCACAATTACATCGCTTGGCACGGTAGGCGAATTCAGCGTGGAGTGGGACAGCCCAGTTGCCAAAGCGATGCTCGCGGCGGCGGATGATTTGTCACGAAAATTGGGGTTCAAGCGCCGCGAAAGCTGA
- a CDS encoding ParA family protein: MRAVLVANPKGGAGKTTLATNLSGYFANQGKRVTLCDLDRQQSSLRWMAFRDPDMAPITGYFAANQIVLNLPQEADWAVLDAPAGLQGYKLSDYLRTVDKVLVPLVPSVFDMAATEDFLNAIRGEMRGRRGCLGIVAMRVDPRTKAAGMLEEYLKHFDIPIVAYLRSTQNYVNVAAAGLTIFDPPRTRHKRDIEQWEGMLSWLAAS; the protein is encoded by the coding sequence ATGCGAGCGGTTCTGGTGGCAAATCCCAAGGGTGGGGCAGGGAAAACTACTCTTGCGACCAATCTCTCTGGATATTTCGCCAATCAGGGAAAGAGAGTCACACTCTGCGATCTCGACCGGCAACAGTCTTCCCTGCGCTGGATGGCATTCCGCGATCCGGACATGGCTCCGATTACGGGCTATTTCGCCGCCAATCAGATTGTCCTTAATCTTCCGCAAGAGGCGGACTGGGCTGTGCTCGATGCACCAGCTGGATTGCAGGGCTACAAGCTTTCGGATTACTTGCGAACGGTGGACAAGGTGCTGGTGCCACTTGTACCTTCGGTCTTCGACATGGCGGCTACTGAAGATTTCCTCAATGCAATTCGCGGCGAAATGCGGGGCCGGCGCGGATGTCTGGGCATTGTTGCGATGCGCGTCGATCCGCGTACGAAAGCCGCTGGCATGCTCGAGGAGTATCTGAAGCACTTCGACATCCCGATTGTCGCCTACCTGCGGAGTACGCAGAATTACGTCAATGTAGCCGCCGCCGGACTCACTATATTTGACCCCCCCCGTACTCGTCACAAGAGGGATATCGAGCAATGGGAGGGAATGTTGAGTTGGCTTGCAGCCAGCTAG
- a CDS encoding IS630 family transposase, translating into MGRTSGRAALLLTDEQRSRLSELAASRTAPLREVERAGVLLKYAQGVSITEIQRQLGVSRPMIYKCIDKALAAGIQAGLKDTYHRPHAPEITEEAKAWVVSVACTKPREFGLAAELWSISALARHVAEQAAASGFPRLAGAGKSTVWRILDANQLKPHKITYYLEKRDPDFDRKMHEVLMVYRDVSLYTEGAVHDGRPNPIYTVSVDEKPGVQAIGLTAPDRPPVPGKAPTVSRDYEYVRHGTVSILAGIDLHAGHVFAQVEDRHRSCEFIGLLRSIDAYYPPEAIIRVVLDNHSAHISKETMAYLATRPGRFEYVHTPKHGSWLNLIECAFSKMARTFLRHIRVASIHELKARILKGIDEMNATPVVFRWKKFDLEIA; encoded by the coding sequence ATGGGACGGACAAGCGGGCGAGCAGCACTGTTGCTGACAGACGAGCAGAGGTCCAGGTTGTCTGAATTGGCGGCGTCGCGAACGGCGCCGTTGCGCGAAGTGGAGCGTGCCGGCGTGCTGCTCAAATACGCGCAGGGCGTATCGATCACCGAGATTCAGCGGCAGTTGGGCGTCAGCCGGCCGATGATCTACAAATGCATCGACAAGGCACTTGCGGCGGGCATTCAAGCCGGATTGAAGGATACCTACCACCGGCCTCACGCCCCGGAGATTACTGAGGAGGCCAAGGCTTGGGTGGTCAGCGTAGCGTGCACCAAACCAAGGGAGTTTGGACTGGCTGCGGAGTTGTGGAGCATCTCGGCGCTGGCCCGCCATGTGGCCGAACAGGCAGCGGCATCGGGCTTCCCTCGTCTTGCCGGTGCGGGCAAGAGCACGGTCTGGCGGATTCTTGATGCAAACCAACTCAAACCCCACAAGATCACCTACTACCTGGAGAAACGGGATCCCGACTTCGACCGGAAGATGCATGAGGTGCTGATGGTCTACCGGGACGTTTCCCTCTACACCGAAGGCGCCGTTCATGATGGACGGCCGAACCCGATTTACACGGTCAGTGTCGATGAAAAGCCCGGCGTTCAAGCGATTGGCTTGACGGCGCCTGACCGGCCACCGGTTCCCGGCAAAGCGCCGACGGTGAGTCGGGATTACGAGTACGTCCGCCATGGAACCGTATCGATCCTGGCCGGCATCGACTTGCACGCCGGCCATGTGTTTGCCCAAGTCGAAGACCGGCACCGCAGCTGCGAATTCATCGGTTTGCTCCGTTCGATCGATGCGTACTACCCGCCGGAGGCCATTATCCGTGTCGTCCTCGACAATCACTCGGCCCACATCTCGAAAGAGACGATGGCTTACTTGGCGACGCGACCCGGACGTTTCGAGTATGTTCATACACCCAAGCATGGTTCTTGGCTCAACTTGATCGAATGCGCTTTCTCGAAAATGGCCCGGACCTTCCTCCGCCATATCCGCGTCGCCTCGATTCATGAACTCAAAGCGCGCATCCTGAAAGGTATCGATGAGATGAACGCCACCCCAGTTGTCTTTCGCTGGAAGAAATTCGACCTCGAAATCGCATAA